The genomic interval CGTAGCGATGCCAGTAAGTGATGCGCAGGCGGTCGGCTTCGGCGTCGGACAGTTGCAGCGTGCGCGCGACATAGGCCGTCATGTCGCGGTGGATATGCGGGAAGATGTGCGGCGAGGCGTCGTGCAGCGTGTTGTCGAGATCGAACAGCCAGGTGCGTCCGCGCATGGGTGCGTGCAATCGTTCCGGCGCTATTGATTCTTGATCAGCGTGCCGACGCCCGCGTCGGTGAGGATTTCCAGCAACAGCGCATGCTCGACGCGGCCGTCGATGATGTGCACGCTCTTCACGCCCTTGCGCGCGGCATCCAGCGCCGAGCCGATCTTCGGCAGCATGCCGCCGGAGAGCGTGCCGCTGGCGACCATCGCGTCGATGTCCCTGGGCGTGATGCCGGTGAGCAACTGGTTGTTTTCGTCGAGCACGCCGGGCGTATTGGTGAGCAGGATCAGTTTCTCCGCCTTGAGCACTTCGGCGATCTTGCCGGCGACCACGTCGGCATTGATGTTGTAGGTTTCGCCCTCGGCGCCGACGCCGATCGGCGCGATCACCGGGATGAAGGCGCCGCTGTCGAGCAGGGCGATCAACGAGGGATCAATGGCGGTGATGTCGCCCACCTGGCCGATGTCGATGAGTTCGGCGGGCCGATCCTTGTTGGGCATCAGCAGTTTCTGCGCGCGGATGAAGCCGCCATCCTTGCCGGTCAGGCCGACCGCCTTGCCGCCGTGCTGGTTGATCAGATTGACGATCTCCTTGTTGACCTGGCCGCCCAGCACCATCTCCACCACGGCCATGGTTTCGGGATCGGTGATGCGCATGCCCTGGATGAATTCGCCTTTCTTGCCGACGCGCTTGAGCATCTCGTCGATCTGCGGGCCGCCGCCGTGCACTACCACGGGATTCATGCCGACCAGCTTGAGCAGCACCACGTCGCGCGCGAAGCAGTGCTTGAGATGCTCGTCGGTCATGGCGTTGCCGCCATACTTGATGACGATGGTGCGGCCGTGGAAGCGCTTGATGTAGGGCAGAGCTTCGGCGAGGATGTCGGCCTTGACGGAGGGCGGGAGTTTTTCGCGGGTCATGGGGACGGTGCGGACGGAGTGAGGTGAAGGACGAGGGGGAGTGGAAGCGGGAATTTTACCGCCCGCGCTGCCGCGCGGGCCAGGCTCAGGTCGCGCTGGCGGCGGAGGCGGGCTTGCTGGGCGCGAAGATCTTGCCTTCGCTCATGGTGACGAACACCGACATGAGCCTGGTCAGCGACGGCGGCTGCGCGCTGTACGCCTGCGCGCCGTAGTGGAGCAGGCCGACGCCGATCGCGCCGCCGAAGAAGGCGGCGACCAGATCGACGGTGCTCGCCTTGCTGCGAATCTCGCCATTGGCGCGCGCTTCCTCGAAGATCGCCGCCATCGCCCGGTAGGCAATGGTGTTCCGCTCGCGCAGCACTTCGACGAGTTCGGGATGACGGCGCATTTCGAGCGGCATGGCGAAAAGGAATCCGGTGATGTTGCTGTCGCGCGCGTGCGCCGCGCAGGAGCTCATGACGATGCGCTTGAAGCGTTCGCGCAGCGTCTTGCATTCCGCCATGGTCTTCATGAAGTCGGGCAGGAACTCGTTGTGGATGTCCTTCAGCGTCGCCAGGTAGAGCGCGGCCTTGGTGTCGAAATACGAGTAGAGCGCGGTGCGCGTCATGCCGGCGTCGAGGCCGATGTCCTTGAAGGTCGTCGATTCGTAGCCGCGTTCGGCGAAGTGCCTGCGCGCCACCGCGAGGATGATGCCGAGCTGGGCGTCGCGCGTCTTGCCGGGCGGACGGCCGGGTCGCCGCGCCTTCCTGACGGCGGATTTGCGCGGTTGGGCGGGCTTGGCCGGGGCGGTGCCGTCGTGTGGAGTGGCTGTCGTCTTTGCGCTGCGGCGCATGCCGAATACCTGGTGACTTGCGGGATCTGCTGGCGGCGATTATAGCCGCCTCCCTTCACCGGAGGGCACGCAAATAAATTTGCAGTTGCGTCAATTCAGGGCATAATTGACGTATCTGAATATTATTTTGTTGCAGTGTTCTTGCGCCAACGAGCGCGGTGAGTGAATTCACATGACGACGATGGATGAAAGCAGGGAAGGGCAGCCGGGCGAGCTCTCGGCAGCCGCGAAACGCGGGCGCTTGCGGCTGCGCCTGAGCTTGATGCTGCTTGGGGTGGGCGTTGCGGCGGCGATCGCCGCCTATGCCCATTTCGCCAATGCGCATGTCGAGACGACCGATAACGCCTACGTGCAGGCCGCGCGCATCGCCATCAGCGCCGAGATCGGCGGGCGGGTCGCGGAAGTGGCGGTGCGCGACAACCAGGAAGTGCGTCGCGGCGATCTGCTGCTGCGTCTCGATGCCGCGCCGTACCGGATCGCCGTCGAGGCGGCCGTGGCTCGCCTGGCCGCGGCTCGTCTCGAAGTGGATACGCTCAAGGCCCAGTTTCGTCAGCGCCAGGCCGATGTGACGGCTGCCGAGGATGCCTTGAAATATCATCAGGACGAGCATGAGCGCCAGCAGCGCCTGGCCGCCGGCGGCGTGGCGGCGCAGGCGCAGGTCGACCAGACGCAGCAGGCGGCCACAGAGGCGCGCAGCCGGCTGACCGGGGCGCGTCAGCAACTCGCCGCGGTGCTGGCGAAGCTGGCCGGCAATCCCGACATACCTGCGGATCGGCATCCCGACGTGCAGCAGGCGCGGGCGCAACTTGAACGCGCGCAGCTCGATCTTTCCTACACGGCCGTCCATGCGCCCGCGGATGGCGTGGTGACGCGGGTGCCGGCGGTGCAGGTCGGCAGCCATGTCAATGCCGGCGTGCCGCTGTTCGCGTTGATTTCGAGACACGACGTATGGATCGAGGCGAACTTCAAGGAAGACCAGATCGCCCGCATGCGTCCGGGCCAGGCGGCGACGGTGCGCATCGACGCCCGCCGCGATCGCGCGTTGACCGGCAGGCTGGCCAGCATCACGCCGGGTACGGGATCGCAGTTTTCCGTTCTGCCGCCGGAGAATGCCACCGGCAACTGGGTCAAGGTGGTGCAGCGCGTGCCGGTGCGCATCGAGCTCGATCGGCTCGATCCCGAGGTGCCCCTGCATCGCGGCTTGAGCGCCGAGGTCAGCATCGACACCGGCAGTACGCCGGCCACCGCCGGCGCGGACAAGCGGGGCGGGTGAGCGCGTGGCGGCGGAGACAGTTTCGGTTTCGGTTTCGGATTTGGATT from Sterolibacterium denitrificans carries:
- a CDS encoding TetR/AcrR family transcriptional regulator yields the protein MRRSAKTTATPHDGTAPAKPAQPRKSAVRKARRPGRPPGKTRDAQLGIILAVARRHFAERGYESTTFKDIGLDAGMTRTALYSYFDTKAALYLATLKDIHNEFLPDFMKTMAECKTLRERFKRIVMSSCAAHARDSNITGFLFAMPLEMRRHPELVEVLRERNTIAYRAMAAIFEEARANGEIRSKASTVDLVAAFFGGAIGVGLLHYGAQAYSAQPPSLTRLMSVFVTMSEGKIFAPSKPASAASAT
- the argB gene encoding acetylglutamate kinase, which gives rise to MTREKLPPSVKADILAEALPYIKRFHGRTIVIKYGGNAMTDEHLKHCFARDVVLLKLVGMNPVVVHGGGPQIDEMLKRVGKKGEFIQGMRITDPETMAVVEMVLGGQVNKEIVNLINQHGGKAVGLTGKDGGFIRAQKLLMPNKDRPAELIDIGQVGDITAIDPSLIALLDSGAFIPVIAPIGVGAEGETYNINADVVAGKIAEVLKAEKLILLTNTPGVLDENNQLLTGITPRDIDAMVASGTLSGGMLPKIGSALDAARKGVKSVHIIDGRVEHALLLEILTDAGVGTLIKNQ
- a CDS encoding HlyD family secretion protein, producing MTTMDESREGQPGELSAAAKRGRLRLRLSLMLLGVGVAAAIAAYAHFANAHVETTDNAYVQAARIAISAEIGGRVAEVAVRDNQEVRRGDLLLRLDAAPYRIAVEAAVARLAAARLEVDTLKAQFRQRQADVTAAEDALKYHQDEHERQQRLAAGGVAAQAQVDQTQQAATEARSRLTGARQQLAAVLAKLAGNPDIPADRHPDVQQARAQLERAQLDLSYTAVHAPADGVVTRVPAVQVGSHVNAGVPLFALISRHDVWIEANFKEDQIARMRPGQAATVRIDARRDRALTGRLASITPGTGSQFSVLPPENATGNWVKVVQRVPVRIELDRLDPEVPLHRGLSAEVSIDTGSTPATAGADKRGG